TACAGTTTCATTATACAGAGGAGCTCATATGtaaccctgcaccacaaaacaagtcttaagtcaaaattattgatttttcttttatgccaaaaaatcattaggatattaagtaaagatcatgttccatgaagatattttgtaaatttcataacgtaaatatatcaaaaggtaattttcgattagtaatatgcattgctaagaacttaatttggacaactttaaagggcgattttctcaatattttgacaaagttttttttgcaccctcagattccagattttcaaatattgtcctatcctgacaaaaaaaagatcttacatagcttatttattcagctttcagattatgtattcatttcaatttctaaaaactgacccttatgactggttttgtggtccagggtcacatatataatttgcctgatttatataacatttaaaaaaattattgtgttgttgttgacatgagctgcgtttccattacccttcaagatgcgcaaatttaaattgcgaattgaaaatacgccTAAAGGAAACGAGTTTTCGCAAAAACTCCCGTATagcgcaaaaaagtttttacgctcgcatgaggtggtttttccgACAATTCGAAAAAGGAGTATTTCGCAAAACAGCAATAGAAACtgctttttcgcatttacagatcacatggcatatgtaaaaagtaatatgatcattcttcaatgtactaTAAACTGCAAGAAACGCTTCATACGTAGCCGCTCTCACgtataaggggctttccctgaTATTAATGCTTGGTCTATGTACCCTAACGGCTCCGACACGGTCACCGGAGCTGATGTTGTTTATACCAGCAGCGTCGCACACGTTTCTGAAGCGGCGCTACTTCTGTAAGGAGACACGCAAATCCCAACTCTTTCGATTGTATAAAGCCAAAATCCTTTGCCATGACTTATCGTGACAGGGACAAAATTAcgttttagtcgcataacatcggttaatggaaacgTTTAATTTCGCATTTACTTTTTTatcgacatttataaaatatcgccaaagttttgcgtaaatctgtaatggaaacgcgCCTAGTGTTGACAGTATTGGTCTGATTTATTTTCTGAGTGATACTCCCAACACCCTCTTATATGTCaactaaattaaacaagaatttttaTCCCGGCTTTAATTAAATGCCTCATCTGCATAATGAAACAACATTTCCGAAACTTGTAAAACAAAACACGTACTGTGTCTTAATTATACACTAGAATTAATCAACAAGGTAGGTGTGGTATTATCTATTTTACCCAAGTTACATGTGGTGCAATGGCTTATAGGAATAGCtcatccaataaataaataaacatctgtcataatttactaaCTCTCATGAGATTTTTAGTCAGTATGACAATCTCAGTCACCACTCCGTGTCAGTGTATTGAAACAGATGCAATGAAAGTGAGTGGTGACAGCAGCTGTCATTCTGGCTAACACTTCTTACATGTTTCGCAGAGGAAATTCTGTTCACTGGTTTAAAACATCATGAAGAGTAAGTAAATCATGACACATTTAcggaaatgttatttaaatgcgCTCTTATCTTTCATGCGAAACGAAACAGAGAGCTAGCTTTAGCACTGTCACCCCGGTCCGGGTGGATCAGCCCAAACCGGCTGCGGATTGACAGCTAGGCTTTTGACAGCCAGCCAGCCACATGAACACTGTTACTATACTACTAGCACCATATGTACAAGAAACAAAACCGGAATTAAGCCACAATCAAACGTATAGTTTTACTATGCTGACACACTGTTAGCCGGTACCCATTACAACACACTCCAACGCTGTCAAAACCTAGTGACCCGCCTGCCTAGACAGCAGTTTCGGGCACCATATCAACATTCAATCAAATGCCCATGATGTTTAAAAAAGCTGTCCAGGTAGGCAACTCGCTAGGATTTAAAACACAACCACAGATACAGATTTGTTATGGAggaagatgctttaagagaagGATACGGTGGCACTGGCGGAGGCTGTTGAGCCACCGGCGTCCGCAGCTGATTCGAGGGTGACGGCCCGGTTCCAGGTCCACTTCCAGCGGCGGCAGCAGCGGCTGGTTTCGGCACCGCTTTCGGCGGCAAACTCAtcgcaaataaaaaaaaacaaacgcaCGGCTTTCCagatatttacaataataaatgagCTAGCGGCTAAACTGTGCACGTAAGAAAAAATATTGCTGGCGAGTTACGTCAACACCGGGCCTTTTAGGAGCAGGTTGCCGGTGTCTGAGCGGATAGAAAAGCTTGAGCTAACAGGCTAGCTAGCTTATTGATAGAATAGCAGGCTAAAGTTAGCCAGCTAGCGCTTATTGTGGTTTATCTTCATTGCTGAAGGTTGGGGGGCTGTTCCCCCTCCCCGGCCGGGGTTTCCGAGGATCTAGTTGGCCTCTTCTTGCCAGGGCGATCTTGACAGGTGAGCCCcctttggaaaataaataacactttgTTTACAAATGCTCTTTGACGAGAGTATCTCCACGGAGTGTGATGATTCCGTTCAACATGGCGCTGTGGCCGCCTCCAGCAGTCCTACAGGACCGACCTTTCGTTTTACTTCGGCTGTTTTCGTAACACTTCGGCGAGTGGAATTTTCAACGAGTGTATACGGAAGTACGGAATGCGCTATCCGGAACTCATAACCTACTTGGATGTCAGCCAAGGATATGATAATAAACGCTGTATCAGTCAAAAAGACTGGCTTTAGATAAAAACTTGCGGTTTAAATGTCATCGCcgtttgtatatataaaatacgcAAATCGTTCCGTGTTTATGGAGAGGTTTGACCTCGATTTGTGATGTTACAGTGACATCTTGCGTCCATAGCTAAACACGCAGTTCAGTTCATGAAAAATGCGAAAAACTTAACTGAGACTAGTCTCTATCTACAATATAGTTATCATAGCGCAGTAATAATTTATCAGTTAAAAACTCTCGCTTATAACCAAACACACTTTCACACTTGTGCACATAAAGGGAATAGCCTGACTCACTGTCAATCAATTAGTGACCTTTTTATtagtataaatgtattaaagttaaagctattcttttcttttgtctAATCTTACATGATGCATGTAATTGCTGGAGGATTTCAGAATTAAGATGAAAAACATTCACTTAAATATTCTGATGGACGCTTTAAGGATGAGGAGGATGTCACTCATGTATTGCTCTGCTTGGTctaaagtgttttatttgtcCTAATTTGAAAGATTTTAAAAGACCTTAGTGACACTGCATCCTTTGTTATGATAAATTGTAAGATTATTTACAGTTTTGTACACTTTTATTGTGCTGGATAACAGAAAGATACAGTACAATATTCAGTTGCTCAGTTTATGATTACTTGTGAACTGTCCTCTAACATATTGATTTTTTGGAGATTTGTAGGTCAACAGTGATGCACAGCTTGATTTTCTTCCCAGTTGTCAGTGTCCTCAAGAAATTGATTTCCAAGAAACAATGACCGCGGATTAGAGCCAGTGTTTATCTCAGCAAGACCATATGTTAGCTCAAATGTTCAGGCCTTTGATAGACTTTGTGTGCAcaactaaatgcatttttaataataataattggtaAGTTACAATTCATTTCTTAAGCATATCCCGTTTTCCTACATTGTACAGTGCAACAGTTATTCTATATTCGAATGTTTTGCAAGCATTCTGATTAAGTTataaaacattctgaaaatgttctcttaatgtttaaaatgtacagtttaaaaaatagtaCAGCAgtctcaccaaacctgcatttattcgatttgaagtacagaaaaaaaaacagtaaaattctgcaatatttgtactatttaaaataactgttttctatttgaatatattttgaaatgtaatttattccttactccagtcacatgatccttcagaaattgttctaatatgctgatttgctgctccaaaaacatttattattattgttattattatgttgaaaacagttttgtcaTTTCTATAGATCAATTTAaggcattcttgctaaataaaagtattcatttctatcatttctttcacCAGAAAaggatttttgaaggatcatgtgacactgaagactggagtagtgatgctggaaatttagctttgatcacaggaataattatatttcaaaatatatttaaatataaaacagttattttaacttgtaaaatattttacaattttactgtttttgctgtactttggatcaaataaatgcaggcttgatgagtaAAACAgactacatatatataatttacttgattaatatatatatatatatatatatatatatatattgttaagtATATGTATTTCATTTAGGTTAGTGCATATACAGTACTGCGTAAGAGtatacagattttaaaaagcaaaaaaaaaaaaaattatatatatatatatttttttttacttgattaatatatatatatatattgttaagtatatttattttatttaggttaGTGCATATACAGTACTGCATAAGAGTATACAGATTTTAAAAACCAACATTTACATTATCAGTAAAAATCAAGATGCTAAAataaggcctgttcacactaAAAGGCAATAActatgaagaaaaatgtaacAGTGATTGTATTAACGTCCACATCAACTCAAAAGTAACtgtcaaaagtaacattctaTTAATCACACTCTGCAGTTTTGTCATCTACATCCTTAAATGCTAGAGTCAGGTGGAGTCTGATTGGTTGTCGATATTTTTAGtgttcatcagctggaaaaaataGTTCTGAAAGTCATTCAAATTACATTGTTTCTCTGTGTCAATATCATTTCATTTGTGTTATGGATTTCCTTTTTCTCATAAAATTAGAATGCTTACAaattttatagttattgttatagttattatccttggtgtgaacgggcctttACACTGGTTTGCGTTcaaagacaaataaaatgtttaaaaccaaGATATTAGTATTAGAGCTGATCAAGATCACACAAAATTGGGTGCTTCAGAAACTGATAAAAGGTGCAAATGCTTAGAAAAGGCACACActttacttttaattaagacATGCAGTTCAAGCTTCTCAAAAAACACGCAAATGAATGAACGGTGTGTCAATTGTACCGATATTCCTCTgaaaaagggaaaacaataaTGCAGCAGGAGATActgtacataaaaaataacatttttagaatgttcaaaataaaaataagaagaaaaagtATTCTACATATATGTTCAGCTCTTATCTTAAGACAAATGTATATTGGAATCTACACAAGCTTAGGTTGAAGTTCCTCAGAATTTGACACTTTCATCAAAAAGAGCACCTTAACAACTCAATGTTCGAATGATTCTTCAACTGCTGAAAATCGGCTTGCGAGGTATCCGTGTGACTTTATACGTGTTTAACCCAGGGACATCAAAACCTGGCGAGAGCCCCTTTTTGTTAAagatgtaaaaattaaaaagctgcCCATCCTGAGATTCAAGAGACACCGAAGCAGTGTTAACTTTCAGCTGACAGGGGTACTCCTCCTCAAACACCACCCTGAACACCCTATCCTGCAAATAATTGAGTTTTAATCTTCTGTACTTCATAGGAACCATTGTGTCTACTTGAGGTCCAAACTGCTCCAAAGACAGCACCTCATCTGCATCTGCTTTAATCTCATAGAACGTTATGTTGCCATAAGTAAAGTAACCCATGTAGGGAACAGGGTCTGGAGGAGGGATGAGAACACGAGGTGCATTTTTAAAGGCACTTTCCATGGCAGGAATGAGTGAACTGTAGACTTTAGCCACTAGATCCTCATCTTCAGGTTTGGTTCCAGCCATCAAGATGACCAATCCGAGCTTCAAGCGAGGAATTAGTGAGATTGAGGCCGAATAACCATCCAGATCTCCATCTTTACGGATTACGTCATAGCCTAACTGTTCACTGACCTCCCACGGCGTGCCAGTTTGATCAGCAAAGTAACTACTTTCACAGCGAAACAGAGGAGTTAGCATGGTTTTAAGGGTGTCGGGTTGGAGAACCGGGTGGTAGTATGCGCCCAGAAGCATCATCACCAGTTTAGCCATGTCTGCAGGTGTTGAATACATTTGACCTGACGGTCTATACCAGCCAAGGTCATAGAGAGGTGCGGGACGCCCGCTTGAGTAAACTCCAATCGCCATGCGGCTTTCTATTTGAGAGGTGATTTCAAATCCAGTATCCTCCATTCCCAACGGCTGTAGGATACTTTCAGACACCCATCGTTGATAATCCATCCCCGCTACCTTTTCTGCCATCACGTGGGCTAGTAGGGAGAAGGCCAGGTTGCTGTAGTGGCATCTGAGGACAGAAGAAGACTAGAATTACTTCCTCTAGGGAGAATCCACAAGTGCATTCATTGCAACTGCTGTTGTCAATTATTTACACCTCCTCTCATTCATTAAACATCGTCTCAATACAAGTTTGAAGAAGGAAATATACTATCTTTGTACTAGCTTACTTGGTTCCAGGGTCAGCCACGAGGACATCATCTTGTAATAAATCCACAGCAGTCTGAGTGCTGCCTTTCCATAGTAAAGTAGTCGCCCTGAGTCGTCTGGGTAAAcctataaaacataaaaatataatgcaattaaGTGTACCAAAATAATCAGTACCACTATTTCTGGTACATTACATAAACATCAGCTTGGGGTAAGCTGAGTACAGTATGTTAGTGTTTATATTCTTCGTGTTTAATCCTTGACTAGAGGCAAACCCACTTGTCAGGCAACGGAGATGATCAGGGAAGCCGTGGAAAGTCTTAGCCTAAAAACAGTTGATCTAATTACAGGtttcaccttttttatttttacagcgcTAATTATATACATGCTAATCATCCATTACTGATCTAAACACCATGTTGAGGTCATAGGCTGTGGTCCTCACCTGACAGCTGACTGGCCATCCTTCTCAGGGTAACTGAGGAGATGTGGACTTGAGCTTCTCTACTGCTTATGCCGTCAGAGATGGACTTGAGGTCATGATCCCTTCTTTTCCCCAGTGGGTTTTTTATGGTGAAGTTCTTAACATACTTCCCCAGAGGGTCATCCAGGGAACCCACTTTACCATCCTCCCAAAGTTTGTACAGCATCAATGTGGGGAAGATTTTGGACAGGCTTGCAATTCTTTGGTGATAAAACCATATCAAACAACAAAGAAGCACATTAGTAAAGGAGCCATAAGTATAAGTGTataatgctaaatatttataatgtaagtaaaagacattacatattgtttagcaagcctgtaaccacctaaatgaACCCTTTAAGTGTCAccacattacaaataaatcctaatctaatcatgacaaactatacatcgttggaaaggtctaagactcctaaatagatattttaccatattttttgtgttacaaattatgtaggaaaagtaatagattaatatatatttcaagagtgcaacttaaaaaaatctacatcttaacatgactttctttgttgcctttttccctattacaatttagaaatcataagaaataatatattagttcaaaacttaaaatctcaaaatgcatcctttgaaaggcattttaaaatcagacattgcattagcacagaaaatgtacatcaaaaatcatattacaaaatgttttcattcatgaattataaaactTTAAGTATGGGtactgcatttttatgtctgtgttcaaacatgggagtgacagttaaagggttaatgactggaaaaaaagcatttttgccaAGTACAGGTCATTTGACatatgatttttctttaatttttatgcGCCACCTATGGTcagatctccttaaaacttagcatgcttgtttagaatcacatgtcgcatgtgctcaccaggttttgtgaagttttgagtttttcctTTAGgatttataggattttgggtaaatttggacaggccccttttctaaacgactcCGTTATAgtttcccaaagggtaaatttcaaatttttttggataattattgacctagagagtccagagaattgtactgcagtgttgtTTTTCCCAGATTGAGTggaaaacctaggactagttcacaaaagtaggttttttacatgtTCTtagtcatttaacaaacgatttgattgacagcagtggttttagaggcaaagttgtccggaatgagtTCTATCATATGGTATGAATATTGCATGTTTGTGTGAAAAAACATGCAATGTGCACTCATTTACAGCCAAAAATGCAATATTACCCCCCAGTGgcttatttctttcaaatttctcacagacttTGGGGCCGTGaatcaaacaggcccaccgagtttcgttccgatcagccttcgttaaccttgtctaataggtgctaaAATTTCATCTGCCAATTACGGccttgttttttgagatacacaaatgtccttgtagacacttgtggcattTTGACAGTAAAACTGTCAGTACTGCTATTTTGTCGGAGTAATGTTTAATAATGACAGTAACAGAAGCGTTTGACAGTAATGTGAAGCTCACACATCACATTCAATCCAACAGCTAGAATCATCTGGTGGATTCCCTTGACCAACTGAACCTGATGTGTTTGGAAATCACTTGCCCTTGCGCTATTGTTTGAACTCCTATTAAAATTTTGACAGAGGAAAATTCACAGAACAACCATAACGTGACCTCACCTTTAAACTTGTAATCTAACTTTTGCTTTTACTTAAACATAGTTTTGTGCGTGTGTATTaggggttgccaggttttcatcgctactcaaaactagcccaaaactaggcCAATCTCTTTTGGGGGGATCCCGTGGTTATTGTGTTTCTCGAGGTAAAGTACACGGGTTTCAACACGCAGACATAAAAAACGACTCGCAGCAACAGTTTTAAAGTAGCCCAAATTCCGTGgtaaaaccacagacttggcaacacttgtCAGGTCTGCGTAACAAAATCAGCTCTATTgctactaaaaaacaaaattatccGATTCTAAGTGTGCAAAGCTACAATCACCCACCTGTAAATGGTGTACTCATTAGTTGGAGGAGATGTAGGGTCACTTCCATTCCGTCTCCCAAAGTTACCATTCCACAATACAGaatcattaaatattacaatggCAGAGATGGCTGGCAGTCTTGTAGCATCAATTCTGGTCCTCAGAAGCGCATCCACCTAGAGTAAATCATATGTGTAATAgttatcaaaattatttttcattatcaGACAATTCTAATTCATTCAGATATCCAGTCTTGAAAAAATGACTTTGATTTTCTCATCATTTGACTTCAGCGGTCTGACCTTGTCCAAGGCTTCCATGAGGACAGGTATCGGGTGCTCCAATGGCACAGGCTCAGGGAAACGTGGGCACATCTTCTCCTCTTTCACTTCTTTTTCAAATTTTACATCCACTGCAATGTAAAAAGATCATTTGTTGGCTATGACAAATATGCGTAAACATATTAATGCCTGAATCACTCATATGTCATGTATCATTATACAATATAGTGCATTAGACATGAAATGGAACATGTGGTGGGTGTTCAGTCCATAATCATGTATTTTACACAAAGTTGTTTTTCCCTTCCCCCCCAGTGATAATCAGGCTTTACAGCACACAGTAATCTACAAGCCACTATGTCGAGCTCTGGGTAATCCATAGACTACTCTTGCAAACGATTAATTAAACACAAGAAGATCGAAAAGCCAAATGTTAGGATGTTCCCTGATGCTGTAAGTGCTGTCTAGGCATTTCTAACcattaagttaaaataaaacccAACAACAGCCAAAAACAAGAACCAGATATGCTATTTGTGAGAGCAAAATGCATCTTtgattataaatgtacatttgccattcattcacagaaGTTTGATGGCCAGCTTTTTTaatttggatcattttacctgGTTTTGCTTTGGGAAGCCTGTACTGCCAAATGAAACAGCCCGTCATTACAAAAGAGAGCAGCAGAAAGAAGACCATTCCTAACTTGGTCCATTTCACTTTCATCTTTGCAGTCTGGCGGTCTCCTTTTTTGGCAGGCTTAATGAGAA
Above is a window of Labeo rohita strain BAU-BD-2019 chromosome 23, IGBB_LRoh.1.0, whole genome shotgun sequence DNA encoding:
- the lactbl1a gene encoding putative beta-lactamase-like 1, which produces MKVKWTKLGMVFFLLLSFVMTGCFIWQYRLPKAKPVDVKFEKEVKEEKMCPRFPEPVPLEHPIPVLMEALDKVDALLRTRIDATRLPAISAIVIFNDSVLWNGNFGRRNGSDPTSPPTNEYTIYRIASLSKIFPTLMLYKLWEDGKVGSLDDPLGKYVKNFTIKNPLGKRRDHDLKSISDGISSREAQVHISSVTLRRMASQLSGLPRRLRATTLLWKGSTQTAVDLLQDDVLVADPGTKCHYSNLAFSLLAHVMAEKVAGMDYQRWVSESILQPLGMEDTGFEITSQIESRMAIGVYSSGRPAPLYDLGWYRPSGQMYSTPADMAKLVMMLLGAYYHPVLQPDTLKTMLTPLFRCESSYFADQTGTPWEVSEQLGYDVIRKDGDLDGYSASISLIPRLKLGLVILMAGTKPEDEDLVAKVYSSLIPAMESAFKNAPRVLIPPPDPVPYMGYFTYGNITFYEIKADADEVLSLEQFGPQVDTMVPMKYRRLKLNYLQDRVFRVVFEEEYPCQLKVNTASVSLESQDGQLFNFYIFNKKGLSPGFDVPGLNTYKVTRIPRKPIFSS